Proteins encoded within one genomic window of Streptomyces sp. NBC_00523:
- the polA gene encoding DNA polymerase I: MAETASKKTADNRPRLLLMDGHSLAYRAFFALPAENFTTAAGQPTNAVYGFMSMLANTLRDEAPTHFAVAFDVSRKTWRAQEFPEYKANRSKTPDEFKGQVELIGELLDAMHADRFAVDGFEADDVIATLATQAEAAGFEVLIVTGDRDSFQLITDNVTVLYPTKGVSELTRFTPEKVVEKYGLTPRQYPDFAALRGDPSDNLPSIPKVGEKTAAKWINQFGSFDELIARADEVKGVAGQNLRDHLDAVKLNRVLTEMVRDVELPKTPEGLERAPYDRTAVTGILDILEIRNPSLRERLLAVDPGAAEAEPPAPAAGIELDGTVLGTGEVGPWLAEHGAQPLGVMTVDTWSLGVGTVTEIALAAADGSAAWLDPAQLDEADEQAFAAWVADPVRPKVMHNAKSAMRVFPEHGWHLDGVTMDTALAAYLVKPGRRSFALDALAVEYLGRELAPAAAADGQLAFGADDRAEADALMAQARAVLDLGDAFTERLKEVGAAELLHDMELPTSILLARLERHGIAADRAHLEGMEQQFAGAVQQAVKEAHASVGREFNLGSPKQLQEVLFGELGLPKTKRTKTGYTTDADALAWLAGQTEHELPVLMLRHREQAKLRVTVEGLVKTIAADGRIHTTFNQTVAATGRLSSTDPNLQNIPVRTDEGRAIRRGFVVGEGFETLMTADYSQIELRVMAHLSEDAGLIEAFTSGEDLHTTVASQVFGVGKSAVDPEMRRKIKAMSYGLAYGLSAFGLSQQLNIEAGEARVLMDTYFERFGGVRDYLRRVVEEARATGYTETVFGRRRYLPDLNSDNRQRRETAERMALNAPIQGTAADIVKVAMLHVDRALTEAELKSRMLLQVHDEIVLEIAAGEREQVERILRHEMSTAVQLRAPLDVSVGVGGDWESAAH, encoded by the coding sequence GTGGCTGAGACGGCATCGAAGAAGACGGCAGACAACCGACCGCGCCTGCTCCTCATGGACGGGCACTCCCTGGCGTACCGGGCGTTCTTTGCGCTGCCCGCGGAGAATTTCACGACGGCGGCGGGCCAGCCGACGAACGCGGTGTACGGCTTCATGTCGATGCTCGCGAACACGCTGCGTGACGAGGCGCCGACGCACTTCGCCGTGGCGTTCGACGTGTCCCGCAAGACCTGGCGGGCGCAGGAGTTCCCCGAGTACAAGGCGAACCGGTCGAAGACCCCCGACGAGTTCAAGGGCCAGGTCGAGCTGATCGGCGAGCTGCTGGACGCGATGCACGCGGACCGGTTCGCGGTGGACGGCTTCGAGGCGGACGACGTCATCGCGACGCTCGCGACGCAGGCCGAGGCGGCCGGCTTCGAGGTCCTGATCGTCACGGGCGACCGCGACTCGTTCCAGCTGATCACGGACAACGTGACCGTGCTGTACCCCACCAAGGGCGTCTCCGAGCTGACCCGGTTCACCCCGGAGAAGGTCGTGGAGAAGTACGGCCTCACCCCCCGGCAGTATCCGGACTTCGCGGCGCTGCGCGGTGACCCGTCGGACAACCTTCCGAGCATCCCCAAGGTCGGCGAGAAGACCGCCGCGAAGTGGATCAACCAGTTCGGCTCGTTCGACGAGCTGATCGCGCGGGCCGACGAGGTCAAGGGCGTCGCCGGGCAGAACCTCCGCGACCACCTGGACGCGGTGAAGCTGAACCGCGTGCTGACCGAGATGGTCCGGGACGTGGAGCTGCCGAAGACCCCGGAGGGGCTGGAGCGCGCCCCGTACGACCGCACGGCGGTCACCGGCATCCTCGACATACTGGAGATCCGCAACCCGAGCCTGCGTGAGCGGCTGCTCGCCGTGGACCCGGGCGCGGCGGAGGCCGAGCCGCCCGCGCCCGCCGCCGGGATCGAGCTGGACGGGACCGTGCTCGGTACCGGCGAGGTCGGCCCCTGGCTGGCGGAGCACGGCGCGCAGCCGCTGGGTGTCATGACGGTCGACACCTGGTCGCTCGGGGTGGGCACGGTCACCGAGATCGCGCTCGCCGCCGCCGACGGCTCGGCCGCCTGGCTGGACCCGGCGCAGCTGGACGAGGCCGACGAGCAGGCGTTCGCCGCCTGGGTCGCGGACCCGGTCCGGCCCAAGGTCATGCACAACGCGAAGAGCGCGATGCGGGTCTTCCCGGAGCACGGCTGGCACCTCGACGGCGTCACGATGGACACCGCGCTCGCCGCGTATCTGGTGAAGCCCGGCCGCCGTTCGTTCGCGCTGGACGCGCTGGCCGTGGAGTACCTGGGCCGCGAGCTGGCCCCGGCCGCCGCGGCCGACGGCCAGCTGGCGTTCGGCGCCGACGACCGGGCGGAGGCCGACGCCCTGATGGCGCAGGCCCGCGCGGTCCTGGATCTCGGTGACGCGTTCACTGAGCGGCTGAAGGAGGTCGGCGCGGCCGAGCTGCTGCACGACATGGAGCTCCCGACGTCGATCCTGCTCGCCCGCCTGGAGCGGCACGGCATCGCGGCGGACCGGGCCCATCTGGAGGGCATGGAGCAGCAGTTCGCCGGGGCCGTCCAGCAGGCGGTGAAGGAGGCGCACGCGTCGGTGGGCCGGGAGTTCAACCTCGGTTCGCCCAAGCAGCTCCAGGAGGTCCTGTTCGGCGAGCTGGGCCTGCCGAAGACCAAGAGGACCAAGACCGGTTACACGACGGACGCGGACGCGCTGGCCTGGCTGGCCGGCCAGACCGAGCACGAGCTGCCGGTCCTCATGCTCCGCCACCGCGAGCAGGCGAAGCTCCGGGTCACGGTTGAGGGCCTGGTGAAGACGATCGCGGCGGACGGTCGCATCCACACCACGTTCAACCAGACGGTGGCCGCGACCGGCCGCCTCTCCTCCACCGACCCGAATCTGCAGAACATCCCCGTCCGCACGGACGAGGGCCGGGCGATCCGCCGGGGCTTCGTCGTCGGTGAGGGCTTCGAGACGCTGATGACGGCCGACTACAGCCAGATCGAACTGCGCGTGATGGCCCACCTCTCCGAGGACGCGGGCCTGATCGAGGCGTTCACCTCCGGCGAGGACCTGCACACCACGGTCGCCTCGCAGGTCTTCGGTGTCGGGAAGTCCGCGGTCGACCCGGAGATGCGGCGCAAGATCAAGGCCATGAGCTACGGCCTGGCGTACGGGCTGTCCGCCTTCGGCCTCTCCCAGCAGCTGAACATCGAGGCGGGCGAGGCCAGGGTCCTGATGGACACCTACTTCGAGCGGTTCGGCGGGGTGCGGGACTATCTGCGCCGCGTCGTGGAGGAGGCCCGGGCGACCGGATACACGGAGACGGTCTTCGGTCGCCGCCGCTACCTCCCCGACCTGAACAGCGACAACCGCCAGCGCCGCGAGACCGCCGAGCGGATGGCGCTCAACGCCCCGATCCAGGGCACCGCCGCCGACATCGTCAAGGTCGCCATGCTCCACGTCGACCGGGCGCTGACCGAGGCGGAGCTGAAGTCCCGGATGCTGCTCCAGGTGCACGACGAAATCGTGCTGGAGATCGCCGCGGGCGAGCGGGAGCAGGTCGAGCGCATCCTGCGCCACGAGATGTCCACGGCGGTGCAGCTGCGCGCCCCGCTGGACGTGTCGGTCGGCGTCGGCGGCGACTGGGAGTCAGCGGCCCACTGA
- a CDS encoding FdhF/YdeP family oxidoreductase, translating into MASKPPAGDPVQDAPRVGPAQHSAAGLPAVAQSLRVAQQQMGLRRTAQTLLKVNQKDGFDCPGCAWPEGDKRHTAEFCENGVKAVAEEATLRRVTPDFFAEHPVSDLAGRSGYWLGQQGRITQPVYLPEGADRYEAITWERAFDIMAEELGALASPDEAVFYTSGRTSNEAAFLLQLFAREFGTNNLPDCSNMCHESSGSALTETIGVGKGSVSLEDLHHADLIIIAGQNPGTNHPRMLSALEQAKAAGAKIISVNPLPEAGLERFKNPQTPQGMLKGTPLNDLFLQIRIGGDQALFRLLNKLILETEGAVDRTFVTEHTHGYEEFAAAAAQADWDATLAATGLDRAAVEQALAMVLESERTVVCWAMGLTQHKHSVPTIREVVNFLLLRGNIGRPGAGVCPVRGHSNVQGDRTMGIFERPAPAFLDALDKEFGITSPRHHGYDVVRAIRALRDGEAKVFFAMGGNFVAATPDTDVTEAAMRNARLTVHVSTKLNRSHAVTGAHALILPTLGRTDKDVQAGGKQFVTVEDSMSKVHASRGNLTPASPHLLSEPAIVARLARAVLGPESATPWEEFEKDYATIRDRISRVVPGFENFNARIAHPGGFTLPHGPRDSRRFPTATGKANFTAAPVEFPELPEGRLLLQTLRSHDQYNTTIYGLDDRYRGIKGGRRVVLVHPEDAEALGLPDGSYTDLVSEWKDGVERRAPGFRVVHYPTARGCAAAYYPETNVLVPLDSTADTSNTPASKSVVVRFEPVG; encoded by the coding sequence ATGGCCAGCAAGCCACCCGCAGGAGACCCCGTCCAGGACGCCCCCCGGGTCGGACCGGCCCAGCACTCCGCCGCCGGGCTGCCCGCCGTCGCCCAGAGCCTGCGCGTCGCCCAGCAGCAGATGGGCCTGCGCCGCACCGCGCAGACCCTCCTCAAGGTCAACCAGAAGGACGGCTTCGACTGCCCCGGCTGCGCCTGGCCCGAGGGCGACAAGCGGCACACCGCCGAGTTCTGCGAGAACGGCGTCAAGGCCGTCGCCGAGGAGGCCACGCTCCGCCGGGTCACCCCGGACTTCTTCGCCGAGCACCCCGTCTCCGACCTCGCCGGGCGCAGCGGCTACTGGCTCGGCCAGCAGGGCCGCATCACCCAGCCCGTCTACCTCCCCGAGGGCGCCGACCGCTACGAGGCCATCACCTGGGAGCGGGCCTTCGACATCATGGCCGAGGAGCTGGGCGCCCTCGCCTCCCCCGACGAGGCCGTCTTCTACACCTCCGGGCGCACCAGCAACGAGGCCGCGTTCCTCCTTCAGCTCTTCGCCCGCGAGTTCGGCACCAACAACCTGCCGGACTGCTCCAACATGTGCCACGAGTCCTCGGGCTCCGCGCTCACCGAGACGATCGGCGTCGGCAAGGGCTCGGTGTCCCTGGAGGACCTGCACCACGCCGACCTGATCATCATCGCCGGGCAGAACCCCGGCACCAACCACCCCCGGATGCTCTCCGCCCTGGAGCAGGCCAAGGCGGCCGGCGCGAAGATCATCTCGGTGAACCCGCTGCCCGAGGCCGGCCTCGAACGCTTCAAGAACCCGCAGACCCCGCAGGGCATGCTCAAGGGCACCCCGCTCAACGACCTCTTCCTCCAGATCCGGATCGGCGGCGACCAGGCCCTCTTCCGCCTCCTGAACAAACTGATCCTGGAGACCGAGGGCGCCGTCGACCGGACGTTCGTCACCGAACACACCCACGGCTACGAGGAGTTCGCCGCCGCCGCGGCCCAGGCGGACTGGGACGCGACGCTCGCCGCGACCGGACTCGACCGCGCCGCCGTCGAACAGGCCCTCGCGATGGTCCTGGAATCGGAGCGCACCGTCGTCTGCTGGGCCATGGGCCTCACCCAGCACAAGCACTCCGTGCCGACCATCCGCGAGGTCGTCAACTTCCTCCTGCTGCGCGGCAACATCGGCCGCCCCGGCGCCGGGGTCTGCCCCGTGCGCGGCCACTCCAACGTCCAGGGCGACCGCACCATGGGCATCTTCGAACGGCCCGCGCCCGCCTTCCTCGACGCCCTCGACAAGGAGTTCGGGATCACCTCACCGCGCCACCACGGCTACGACGTGGTCCGCGCGATCCGCGCCCTGCGCGACGGCGAGGCCAAGGTCTTCTTCGCGATGGGCGGGAACTTCGTCGCCGCCACCCCCGACACCGACGTCACCGAGGCCGCCATGCGCAACGCGCGCCTCACCGTCCACGTCTCCACCAAGCTCAACCGCTCCCACGCCGTCACCGGCGCCCACGCGCTGATCCTTCCCACCCTCGGCCGTACCGACAAGGACGTCCAGGCGGGCGGCAAGCAGTTCGTCACCGTCGAGGACTCCATGAGCAAGGTCCACGCCTCGCGCGGCAACCTCACCCCCGCGAGCCCGCACCTGCTCTCCGAACCCGCCATCGTCGCCCGCCTCGCCCGCGCCGTCCTCGGCCCCGAATCCGCCACCCCCTGGGAGGAGTTCGAGAAGGACTACGCGACGATCCGGGACCGCATCTCCCGGGTCGTCCCCGGCTTCGAGAACTTCAACGCCCGCATCGCCCACCCCGGCGGCTTCACCCTCCCGCACGGCCCCCGCGACTCCCGCCGCTTCCCCACCGCCACAGGAAAGGCCAACTTCACCGCCGCACCGGTCGAGTTCCCCGAGCTGCCCGAGGGCCGGCTGCTGCTCCAGACCCTGCGCTCCCACGACCAGTACAACACCACGATCTACGGTCTCGACGACCGCTACCGGGGCATCAAGGGCGGCCGCCGCGTCGTCCTCGTACACCCCGAGGACGCGGAAGCCCTCGGGCTGCCCGACGGGTCCTACACCGACCTCGTCAGCGAGTGGAAGGACGGTGTGGAGCGCCGCGCCCCCGGCTTCCGCGTCGTCCACTACCCCACCGCCCGGGGCTGCGCCGCCGCGTACTACCCGGAGACCAATGTGCTGGTCCCCCTCGACTCCACCGCCGACACCAGCAACACCCCCGCCTCCAAGTCCGTCGTGGTGCGCTTCGAGCCGGTGGGCTAA
- a CDS encoding PaaI family thioesterase, with protein MGEHTTPTFPQEIIDEYAALGVDLPALFSAGHLGERMGVRILEASAERVVGTMPVEGNTQPYGLLHGGASAVLAETLGSVGSMLHGGPSKFAVGVDLNCTHHRGVRSGLVTGTATPVHRGRTTATYEIAITDEQGKRVCTARLTCLLREAPAPEAS; from the coding sequence ATGGGCGAGCACACCACACCCACGTTCCCCCAGGAGATCATCGACGAGTACGCCGCGCTCGGCGTCGACCTGCCCGCCCTCTTCTCCGCCGGCCACCTCGGCGAGCGCATGGGCGTCCGCATCCTCGAAGCCTCCGCCGAGCGCGTCGTCGGCACCATGCCGGTCGAGGGCAACACCCAGCCCTACGGACTCCTGCACGGCGGCGCCTCCGCCGTCCTCGCCGAGACCCTGGGCTCCGTCGGATCGATGCTGCACGGCGGCCCGTCCAAGTTCGCCGTGGGCGTCGACCTGAACTGCACCCATCACCGAGGGGTACGAAGCGGCCTGGTCACCGGCACCGCCACCCCCGTGCACCGGGGACGCACCACCGCCACGTACGAGATCGCCATCACCGACGAGCAGGGCAAGCGGGTCTGCACCGCCCGCCTCACCTGCCTGCTGCGCGAGGCCCCCGCACCCGAAGCGTCCTGA
- a CDS encoding branched-chain amino acid ABC transporter substrate-binding protein translates to MLILTTVLTTGALTLTACGSRDDDNKSDGNSGSGNTTVVIGVDAPLTGDLSALGLGIKNSADLAVSIANKKKLVPGVTFKVQPLDDQAQPSVGGQNAQKFIDNKDVLGVVGPLNSSVSQSMQKPLNDASLTQVSPANTGTELTQGNNWKSGDKKRPFKTFFRTATTDQIQGAFAAKYLYNDAKIKQVYLIDDQKTYGAGLAASFKATFTDLGGKIVGSDHVNPDDRDFNAVVAKVKKSGAKAVYYGGEYPAGAPLSQQLKDSVQIPLMGGDGMYSADFIKLNKKAQGDIATSVGKPVEELDSAKQFIADYKTAGYKDAYEAYGGGTYDATWAVIEAVKIAVSENDGKLPDDARAKVLDAMSKVKFDGVTGPVSFDEFGDTTNTMMTAYQVDGGKWVSKLSEAYKP, encoded by the coding sequence TTGCTCATCCTCACCACAGTGCTCACCACCGGTGCACTGACGCTCACCGCCTGCGGGTCGCGCGACGACGACAACAAGAGCGACGGCAACAGCGGCAGCGGCAACACGACCGTCGTCATCGGCGTCGACGCACCGCTCACCGGTGACCTCTCCGCCCTCGGCCTCGGCATCAAGAACTCCGCCGACCTCGCCGTCAGCATCGCGAACAAGAAGAAGCTCGTCCCCGGAGTCACCTTCAAGGTGCAGCCCCTCGACGACCAGGCCCAGCCCTCCGTCGGCGGACAGAACGCCCAGAAGTTCATCGACAACAAGGACGTCCTCGGCGTCGTCGGCCCCCTGAACTCCAGCGTCTCGCAGTCCATGCAGAAGCCGCTCAACGACGCCAGCCTCACCCAGGTCTCCCCGGCCAACACCGGCACCGAGCTGACCCAGGGCAACAACTGGAAGAGCGGCGACAAGAAGCGCCCCTTCAAGACCTTCTTCCGCACCGCCACCACGGACCAGATCCAGGGCGCCTTCGCCGCGAAGTACCTGTACAACGACGCGAAGATCAAGCAGGTCTACCTCATCGACGACCAGAAGACCTACGGCGCCGGCCTCGCCGCGTCCTTCAAGGCCACCTTCACCGACCTCGGTGGCAAGATCGTCGGCTCCGACCACGTCAACCCCGACGACCGCGACTTCAACGCCGTCGTGGCCAAGGTCAAGAAGTCCGGCGCCAAGGCCGTCTACTACGGCGGTGAGTACCCCGCCGGCGCGCCCCTGAGCCAGCAGCTCAAGGACAGCGTCCAGATCCCCCTCATGGGCGGCGACGGCATGTACAGCGCCGACTTCATCAAGCTCAACAAGAAGGCCCAGGGCGACATCGCGACCTCCGTCGGCAAGCCCGTCGAGGAGCTCGACTCCGCCAAGCAGTTCATCGCCGACTACAAGACCGCCGGCTACAAGGACGCCTACGAGGCCTACGGGGGCGGCACCTACGACGCCACCTGGGCCGTCATCGAGGCCGTCAAGATCGCCGTCTCCGAGAACGACGGCAAGCTCCCCGACGACGCCCGCGCCAAGGTGCTCGACGCCATGAGCAAGGTCAAGTTCGACGGCGTCACCGGCCCGGTCTCCTTCGACGAGTTCGGCGACACCACCAACACCATGATGACCGCCTACCAGGTCGACGGCGGCAAGTGGGTCTCCAAGCTCAGCGAGGCCTACAAGCCGTAA
- a CDS encoding branched-chain amino acid ABC transporter permease encodes MHELPQQLANGLILGAMYGLIAIGYTMVYGIIQLINFAHGEIFMIGGFGALTVYLWMPAGSNLLAIVPLMIIGGVICSVAISVAAERFAYRPLRNAPRLAPLITAIGLSLALQQAIWKWYPDATKDHPFPQFKGDAFDIFGAHVQRGDLFVLISAPVCMIALGLFVSKTRAGRGMQATSQDPDTAKLMGINTDRIIVMAFAIGAAFAAVAAVAYGLKNGQIGFRMGFIMGLKAFTAAVLGGIGNIYGAMLGGVVLGVAEALATGYMSDVPGMDLFGGGAWKDVWAFVLLIVVLLLRPQGLLGERVADRA; translated from the coding sequence GTGCACGAACTGCCGCAACAGCTGGCCAATGGACTCATCCTCGGCGCGATGTACGGACTCATCGCGATCGGCTACACGATGGTCTACGGAATCATCCAGCTCATCAACTTCGCCCACGGCGAGATCTTCATGATCGGAGGCTTCGGAGCTCTCACCGTGTACCTCTGGATGCCGGCCGGCTCCAACCTCCTCGCTATCGTCCCCCTCATGATCATCGGCGGCGTCATATGCTCCGTCGCCATCAGCGTCGCCGCCGAACGCTTCGCGTACCGGCCCCTGCGCAACGCCCCCCGGCTCGCCCCGCTGATCACCGCGATCGGGCTCTCCCTGGCACTCCAGCAGGCCATCTGGAAGTGGTACCCCGACGCCACCAAGGACCACCCCTTCCCGCAGTTCAAGGGCGACGCCTTCGACATCTTCGGCGCCCACGTCCAGCGCGGTGACCTCTTCGTCCTCATCTCCGCCCCCGTCTGCATGATCGCCCTCGGCCTCTTCGTCTCCAAGACCCGGGCCGGCCGCGGCATGCAGGCCACCTCGCAGGACCCCGACACCGCCAAGCTCATGGGCATCAACACCGACCGCATCATCGTCATGGCCTTCGCCATCGGTGCCGCGTTCGCCGCCGTCGCCGCCGTCGCCTACGGGCTCAAGAACGGCCAGATCGGCTTCCGCATGGGCTTCATCATGGGCCTCAAGGCCTTCACCGCAGCCGTCCTCGGCGGCATCGGCAACATCTACGGCGCCATGCTCGGCGGCGTCGTCCTCGGCGTCGCCGAAGCCCTCGCCACCGGCTACATGAGCGACGTCCCCGGCATGGACCTCTTCGGCGGCGGTGCCTGGAAGGACGTGTGGGCCTTCGTCCTCCTCATCGTCGTCCTGCTGCTGCGGCCACAAGGCCTGCTCGGCGAACGCGTCGCGGACAGGGCGTGA
- a CDS encoding branched-chain amino acid ABC transporter permease encodes MTTALLPLPTPAARIATLAGAAAALAGTLLPWTWTSEFPGDLTVTGYPGGLQVLTLTGAILTLLFALTGYGIPGLRWLTPAGTNSPVRLLALATLGTTGYAMGAISYELGGVVNLEPGAWVSGIGALVAVIASLALPHDVPLPTDGPAPNAWQRFRHSLTAPSAPRAKALPAWAEIIIIAVAFGLALYLFTYGIDIPSEDSEQFIGFLITAGFAFTALTRAGLIARLTALTTKHRNVTLTAALVAALCFPFTQDAAEYTLIGVNILIFATVALGLNVVVGLAGLLDLGYVAFLGVGAYTAALVSGAPLSAIGVKFPFWAAVLTGAVVSMIFGVLIGAPTLRLRGDYLAIVTLGFGEIFRVTVNNLNGNSGPDLTNGSQGIPSIPDLNLFGIDFALSHDVGPFTLSRPANYYLLMLIITAVVVLVFRRSGESRIGRAWVAIREDETAATAMGINAFRLKLLAFALGATLAGLAGTVQAHVNYTVTPEQYQFAGSVPPNSAFLLAAVILGGMGTLSGPFVGAALLYLIPAKLQFMQDYQLLLFGIALVLLMRFRPEGLVADRRKQLEFHENDQLDVPTPRKSDETDAGIAKAGA; translated from the coding sequence ATGACCACCGCACTGCTCCCGCTCCCCACGCCCGCCGCCCGCATCGCCACCCTCGCCGGCGCCGCGGCCGCCCTCGCCGGCACCCTCCTCCCCTGGACCTGGACCTCCGAATTCCCCGGCGACCTCACCGTCACCGGCTATCCCGGCGGCCTCCAGGTCCTCACCCTCACCGGCGCGATCCTCACCCTGCTCTTCGCCCTCACCGGCTACGGCATCCCCGGACTGCGCTGGCTCACCCCCGCCGGCACCAACAGCCCCGTCCGCCTGCTGGCCCTCGCCACCCTCGGCACCACCGGCTACGCCATGGGCGCGATCTCCTACGAGCTCGGCGGCGTCGTCAACCTCGAACCGGGAGCCTGGGTCAGCGGCATCGGCGCACTCGTCGCCGTCATCGCCTCCCTCGCCCTCCCCCACGACGTCCCGCTCCCCACCGACGGCCCCGCGCCGAACGCCTGGCAGCGCTTCCGCCACAGCCTCACCGCCCCGTCGGCGCCCCGCGCCAAGGCCCTCCCGGCCTGGGCCGAGATCATCATCATCGCGGTCGCCTTCGGACTCGCGCTGTACCTCTTCACCTACGGGATCGACATCCCCAGCGAGGACTCCGAACAGTTCATCGGCTTCCTCATCACCGCGGGCTTCGCGTTCACCGCACTCACCCGGGCCGGCCTCATCGCCCGGCTCACCGCGCTGACCACCAAGCACCGCAACGTCACCCTGACAGCCGCCCTTGTGGCAGCCCTCTGCTTCCCCTTCACCCAGGACGCGGCGGAATACACCCTCATCGGTGTCAACATCCTCATCTTCGCCACCGTCGCACTCGGCCTCAACGTCGTCGTCGGCCTCGCCGGCCTCCTCGACCTCGGCTACGTCGCCTTCCTCGGCGTCGGCGCCTACACCGCCGCCCTCGTCTCCGGCGCACCTCTCTCCGCGATCGGCGTCAAGTTCCCCTTCTGGGCCGCCGTCCTCACCGGAGCGGTCGTCTCGATGATCTTCGGCGTCCTCATCGGCGCCCCCACCCTGCGGCTGCGCGGCGACTACCTCGCCATCGTCACCCTCGGCTTCGGTGAGATCTTCCGCGTCACCGTCAACAACCTCAACGGCAACAGCGGCCCCGACCTCACCAACGGCTCCCAGGGCATCCCCAGCATCCCGGACCTCAACCTCTTCGGGATCGACTTCGCCCTCAGCCACGACGTCGGACCCTTCACCCTCAGCAGGCCCGCCAACTACTACCTGCTGATGCTCATCATCACCGCGGTCGTCGTCCTGGTCTTCCGCCGCTCCGGCGAATCCCGCATCGGCCGCGCCTGGGTCGCCATCCGCGAGGACGAGACCGCCGCCACCGCCATGGGCATCAACGCCTTCCGGCTCAAGCTGCTCGCCTTCGCCCTCGGCGCCACGCTCGCCGGCCTCGCCGGCACCGTACAGGCACACGTCAACTACACCGTGACGCCCGAGCAGTACCAGTTCGCCGGCTCCGTACCGCCGAACTCCGCGTTCCTCCTCGCCGCCGTCATCCTCGGCGGCATGGGAACCCTCAGCGGACCCTTCGTCGGCGCCGCGCTGCTCTACCTCATCCCGGCCAAGCTCCAGTTCATGCAGGACTACCAGCTCCTCCTCTTCGGAATCGCGCTCGTCCTCCTGATGCGCTTCCGGCCCGAAGGCCTGGTCGCCGACCGCAGGAAGCAGCTCGAATTCCACGAGAACGACCAGCTCGACGTGCCCACACCCCGGAAGTCCGACGAAACGGACGCCGGCATCGCCAAGGCGGGGGCGTAA